A region from the Salicibibacter cibarius genome encodes:
- the metE gene encoding 5-methyltetrahydropteroyltriglutamate--homocysteine S-methyltransferase: MKTSLLGYPRIGEKREWKKALEAHWAGNLSSEDLHAEMKHIRLNHLKKQQDAGIETIPVGDFTYYDHILDATAMFGLVPDRFEYDGGNVSLETYFAMARGNEDVPASEMTKWYNTNYHYIVPEIGNKTPTLTENYLLDAYKEAKEELGIEGKPVIIGPYSFLKLAKHYKNDAFPELLSQLTDVYVQLFQALNDEGVQWVQVDEPSLVTTIPEEDLPLILKTYETLQKEVPQLNVLLQTYFEAVGHYEKVIELPVAGIGLDFVHDQGKNLHALQTHGFPEDKVLGAGVIDGRNIWKAKLKDKLVLVKEIQKYVGDDKVWLQTSASLLHTPVTVENEPTLDETLKQALSFADEKMEELRTLQQLGLGESETNEKRLLEDNEEIFAALKTKGWRKEEPDTATSKGVGRPLSYEERRKKQLEKWPLPKLPTTTIGSFPQTRDVRRLRARLKKGELTRSEYQSAIQSHIKTWIDHQEEIGLDVLVHGEFERNDMVEYFGERLEGFAFTKNAWVQSYGSRGVKPPIIYGDVRFTEPMTVEETVYAQSLTDKPVKGMLTGPVTILNWSFERDDLPKQQVAFQIAEAIKEEVSALEDAGIEMIQIDEPALREGLPLKRENWSTYLEWAVQAFRLSSSHVENTTQIHTHMCYSEFQDIIDAISALDADVISIETSRSQGDILETFEDNVYDKGIGLGVYDIHSPRVPSEEEMLHIIRRALSVLPADLFWVNPDCGLKTRNEEETVAALKKMVNAAEKARAEVTT, from the coding sequence TTGAAAACGAGTTTGTTGGGATACCCCCGTATTGGAGAGAAACGGGAATGGAAAAAAGCGCTGGAGGCACATTGGGCCGGAAATTTAAGTAGCGAAGACCTTCATGCCGAAATGAAACATATTCGCTTAAACCACTTGAAAAAACAACAGGACGCCGGCATCGAAACGATCCCGGTCGGCGACTTTACGTATTATGATCATATTCTCGATGCCACCGCCATGTTCGGATTGGTCCCGGATCGCTTTGAATACGACGGCGGAAACGTTTCTTTAGAGACGTACTTCGCAATGGCCAGAGGAAATGAAGACGTACCTGCCTCCGAAATGACGAAATGGTACAACACGAATTACCATTACATCGTGCCCGAAATCGGAAACAAAACACCGACATTAACCGAAAACTACTTGCTCGATGCTTACAAGGAAGCAAAAGAAGAACTAGGGATAGAAGGAAAACCGGTCATCATCGGCCCTTATTCATTTCTGAAATTGGCAAAACATTATAAGAACGACGCGTTTCCCGAATTGCTCAGCCAATTAACCGACGTTTATGTTCAACTTTTTCAAGCGCTGAACGATGAAGGCGTTCAATGGGTACAAGTGGACGAGCCTTCCCTTGTCACGACGATTCCGGAAGAAGACCTTCCACTGATTCTCAAAACCTATGAAACGTTGCAAAAAGAAGTGCCGCAACTTAACGTTTTATTACAAACGTATTTTGAAGCTGTCGGCCATTATGAAAAAGTCATCGAACTCCCGGTTGCCGGCATCGGATTAGACTTTGTCCACGATCAAGGCAAGAACTTGCATGCCTTGCAAACGCACGGCTTTCCGGAAGATAAAGTGCTCGGAGCAGGGGTCATCGACGGCCGCAACATTTGGAAGGCAAAACTTAAAGATAAGCTTGTGCTCGTAAAGGAAATTCAAAAATATGTGGGCGACGATAAGGTTTGGCTTCAAACATCCGCGAGCTTGCTACATACCCCGGTGACCGTGGAAAATGAGCCGACGCTTGATGAAACCTTGAAACAGGCCCTTTCATTTGCCGACGAGAAAATGGAAGAGCTTCGTACGTTGCAACAATTGGGTCTCGGGGAATCTGAAACCAATGAGAAACGATTATTGGAAGACAACGAAGAAATTTTTGCCGCGCTTAAAACAAAGGGTTGGCGCAAGGAAGAACCGGATACCGCGACCTCAAAAGGCGTTGGACGCCCGCTAAGCTATGAAGAGCGCCGCAAAAAACAATTGGAAAAATGGCCATTGCCGAAGCTTCCCACGACGACGATCGGAAGCTTTCCGCAAACTCGGGACGTTCGCCGCTTACGCGCCCGTTTAAAAAAAGGAGAGCTTACACGCTCGGAATACCAATCCGCCATCCAATCCCACATCAAGACGTGGATTGATCACCAGGAAGAGATCGGTTTAGACGTACTCGTCCACGGTGAATTTGAGCGAAACGATATGGTCGAATACTTTGGCGAGCGTCTGGAAGGCTTTGCTTTTACAAAAAACGCCTGGGTACAATCCTACGGCTCTCGCGGGGTGAAACCTCCGATCATCTACGGGGATGTACGTTTCACAGAACCGATGACCGTGGAAGAAACCGTCTATGCCCAGTCATTGACGGACAAACCTGTCAAAGGCATGCTTACCGGACCTGTCACGATTCTCAATTGGTCCTTTGAACGAGACGATCTGCCGAAGCAACAAGTTGCTTTTCAAATTGCAGAGGCGATTAAAGAAGAAGTTAGCGCCCTGGAGGACGCCGGCATTGAAATGATTCAAATCGATGAACCTGCCTTGCGTGAGGGGCTGCCACTTAAACGTGAAAATTGGTCTACCTATTTGGAATGGGCCGTGCAAGCATTCAGACTCAGCTCTTCCCATGTGGAAAATACAACCCAAATTCACACCCATATGTGCTACAGTGAATTTCAGGATATTATCGATGCGATCAGCGCCCTTGATGCCGATGTCATCTCTATTGAAACATCGAGAAGCCAAGGCGATATTCTGGAAACATTCGAAGACAATGTTTATGACAAAGGGATCGGCCTTGGGGTTTACGACATTCACAGCCCGCGAGTCCCATCGGAAGAGGAAATGCTTCACATCATACGTCGCGCGCTCAGCGTCCTGCCTGCCGACCTTTTCTGGGTCAATCCGGATTGCGGCTTAAAAACCCGCAATGAAGAAGAAACTGTTGCCGCGCTGAAAAAAATGGTGAATGCCGCCGAAAAAGCACGCGCGGAAGTAACAACCTAA
- a CDS encoding DUF2188 domain-containing protein, which translates to MPWNMNDYPSSWKNMNQAVRKKAIEIGNAMLEDGHDEGRAIPIATEQAKEWHQNASESEIQQFLKKDDTAPENDRYSSRPELLERPQFVTPHVNGGWAVQAEGAHQPSEVYENKKEAITRGREIARNKGTQLIIHREDQSVEEKYNYER; encoded by the coding sequence ATGCCATGGAATATGAACGACTATCCAAGTTCCTGGAAAAACATGAATCAAGCCGTTCGAAAAAAGGCCATAGAAATCGGCAATGCCATGCTTGAGGATGGCCATGACGAAGGGAGGGCGATTCCGATTGCCACCGAACAAGCGAAGGAGTGGCATCAAAATGCCAGTGAGTCGGAAATTCAGCAGTTTTTGAAAAAAGACGATACGGCACCGGAAAATGATCGGTATAGCAGTCGTCCGGAATTGCTTGAACGCCCGCAATTTGTGACCCCGCATGTGAATGGGGGATGGGCCGTACAAGCGGAAGGTGCTCACCAACCATCGGAAGTGTATGAAAATAAAAAGGAAGCCATCACACGCGGCCGTGAAATTGCCCGAAACAAAGGCACTCAGTTAATTATCCACCGGGAAGATCAGAGCGTAGAAGAAAAATACAACTATGAACGGTGA
- a CDS encoding cell wall hydrolase: MAVIKATEQDVQVLARLMRAEAEGEGNLGMLNAGTTMVNRVRFHCSDFEDIRTIDQMAFQSPGGFEAVQKGPFYQRARDHEIQLARRLIQGERFHPAQRSLWFFRPPGDCDPDWFGQPLIGRYKLHCFYEPLPEECPEMV; this comes from the coding sequence ATGGCAGTCATAAAGGCTACTGAACAGGATGTGCAAGTACTCGCCCGCTTAATGCGAGCGGAAGCGGAAGGCGAGGGTAATTTGGGAATGCTCAATGCAGGCACTACGATGGTTAACCGCGTACGTTTTCACTGTTCGGATTTTGAAGATATCCGTACGATCGATCAGATGGCCTTTCAATCTCCGGGAGGGTTTGAAGCCGTTCAAAAAGGTCCCTTCTATCAACGTGCACGGGATCATGAAATCCAACTTGCTCGTCGTCTTATTCAAGGCGAACGTTTCCATCCCGCTCAACGGTCTCTTTGGTTTTTTCGACCACCCGGCGATTGTGACCCTGATTGGTTTGGCCAACCACTCATCGGCCGTTATAAACTGCATTGTTTTTATGAGCCTTTACCCGAGGAATGTCCGGAAATGGTATAA
- the gerQ gene encoding spore coat protein GerQ → MYVNPWYGYYPYYPQQYGMPVFDQDGFRQEQMNQQQQQQMNQQMQQQQVGELPVEQSYIENILRLNLGKDARVYMTFGNGGNQQSQVFEGRLEAAGRDHIIIVDDDTGRRYLLLMVYLDYVTFDEPLDYEYPFANEGEAGQQLAQYPPR, encoded by the coding sequence ATGTACGTAAACCCTTGGTATGGGTACTATCCGTATTATCCGCAACAGTATGGCATGCCTGTTTTCGACCAAGACGGATTTCGACAAGAGCAGATGAACCAACAGCAACAACAGCAAATGAATCAACAAATGCAACAGCAGCAAGTGGGAGAGCTTCCGGTTGAACAATCGTACATCGAGAATATTTTACGCTTAAACTTGGGCAAGGATGCAAGAGTGTATATGACGTTTGGAAATGGCGGCAATCAACAGTCCCAAGTGTTTGAGGGCAGGTTGGAGGCAGCCGGGCGTGACCATATCATTATCGTCGATGATGACACCGGCAGACGTTATCTCCTGCTTATGGTGTACCTCGATTACGTGACGTTCGATGAACCTCTGGATTACGAGTATCCGTTTGCCAATGAAGGAGAAGCTGGGCAGCAGCTAGCTCAATACCCTCCCCGTTAA
- a CDS encoding ABC transporter ATP-binding protein, whose amino-acid sequence MRESTLDAKPRKQSVRQMFKDLFSRVRPHWRLILIAVIAVLFVALIEFAIPQFIQYTIDVVIPGAQLDMLVWIIAGIIGGAALLIGFQFAGSYIMAIVGQRALFDLRNELYSHMQHADVSFFDNNRTGDLMSRMTNDVNMLQQLLASGLLNLLTDIFIFIAISTYMFYVNWQLAVLILLTFPLLFYLTRYFAKRIRTAYWWVQGSLAEMNNHLQDTFSGIRLVKSFAMEHYEEERFSNRNEANRKANINAAKNFSLFGPLVNFTNYLGMAIVVVFGAWQTIGGEMTVGMIATFIVYVRLLQNPIRRVSRLMNTIQQAAAAYDRIMAILETQPSIQNPENAGTLSIRDGDVKFHHVSFAYEDEAVIKNIDVHFQAGKTTAIVGPSGSGKTTLTQLISRFYDPTAGTITIDGTRIDAVTLSSLRSQIGVVSQDVVLFNGSIRDNIAYGLPDATLADVQQVARIADAETFINKLSDGYDTTVGERGVKLSGGQKQRISIARALLKDPAIILLDEATSSLDTEAEKTIQAGLDQLLENRTALVIAHRLSTIQNAHHIIVLDDGQVAEQGTHQDLLAKNGRYQRLYYSQFHQQVFS is encoded by the coding sequence ATGCGCGAAAGCACTTTGGATGCAAAACCACGGAAACAAAGCGTGCGCCAAATGTTTAAGGACTTGTTTTCCCGAGTCCGGCCGCATTGGCGTCTGATTTTGATTGCTGTCATTGCTGTACTGTTCGTCGCCTTAATTGAGTTTGCAATCCCCCAGTTTATCCAATATACGATTGATGTTGTCATTCCCGGAGCACAATTGGACATGCTCGTCTGGATCATTGCCGGCATTATTGGCGGGGCCGCCCTTCTTATTGGTTTTCAATTCGCGGGAAGTTATATCATGGCCATCGTCGGCCAACGGGCTCTTTTTGATCTCCGAAATGAACTATACAGCCATATGCAACATGCCGATGTTTCCTTTTTTGACAATAACCGCACCGGAGATTTAATGTCGCGGATGACCAATGACGTGAATATGTTGCAGCAATTGCTTGCTTCCGGTCTCTTGAATTTACTGACCGATATCTTCATTTTCATCGCGATCTCTACTTATATGTTTTATGTGAACTGGCAGCTTGCCGTTCTGATCTTGTTAACGTTTCCCCTTCTTTTTTATTTGACACGTTATTTTGCCAAACGTATTCGTACCGCTTACTGGTGGGTCCAGGGGAGCCTTGCCGAAATGAATAATCATTTGCAAGACACATTCTCGGGTATTCGTCTCGTCAAATCGTTTGCCATGGAGCACTATGAAGAAGAACGATTTTCAAACCGGAATGAAGCAAACCGAAAAGCAAACATCAACGCAGCGAAAAACTTTTCTTTATTCGGTCCGCTCGTCAATTTCACCAATTATCTTGGGATGGCCATCGTTGTTGTGTTTGGTGCTTGGCAAACGATCGGCGGGGAAATGACGGTCGGAATGATCGCCACCTTTATCGTGTATGTGCGTCTTTTGCAAAATCCAATCCGCCGGGTCAGCCGATTAATGAACACCATTCAACAGGCAGCCGCTGCCTATGACCGCATTATGGCTATCTTGGAGACACAACCGTCCATTCAAAATCCGGAAAATGCGGGCACTCTTTCCATTCGTGATGGAGATGTCAAGTTCCACCACGTTTCTTTTGCCTACGAAGATGAAGCCGTCATCAAAAATATCGATGTCCATTTTCAAGCCGGTAAAACGACCGCGATTGTGGGACCTTCGGGTTCCGGAAAAACGACCTTAACGCAATTGATCAGTCGTTTTTACGATCCAACTGCAGGCACGATCACCATCGATGGCACGCGTATCGATGCCGTTACGCTTTCATCCCTTCGTTCTCAAATCGGCGTTGTCAGCCAAGACGTTGTGTTATTTAACGGCTCCATTCGTGATAATATTGCGTACGGTTTGCCGGATGCAACGCTAGCCGATGTTCAACAAGTAGCACGTATCGCTGATGCGGAAACATTTATTAATAAGCTTTCGGACGGGTATGACACCACAGTCGGCGAAAGAGGTGTCAAGCTTTCCGGCGGGCAAAAACAACGAATTTCCATCGCCCGTGCCCTTTTAAAAGACCCGGCAATTATTTTGCTTGATGAAGCCACCTCTTCTCTGGATACGGAAGCGGAAAAAACGATTCAAGCAGGCTTGGACCAATTGTTGGAAAATCGCACGGCTCTCGTGATTGCCCACCGGCTTTCTACGATTCAAAATGCCCACCATATTATCGTCCTTGATGACGGACAAGTGGCGGAACAAGGAACGCATCAGGACTTACTGGCAAAAAACGGACGCTACCAACGGTTGTACTATTCGCAATTTCATCAGCAGGTTTTCAGCTAA
- a CDS encoding indolepyruvate ferredoxin oxidoreductase subunit alpha, whose product MPFVITSPCVEEKNGSCVEVCPVDCIEEGKDMFYIDPDICIDCGACEPVCPVEAIYPDDEVPEEEAQYIELNRAFFEE is encoded by the coding sequence ATGCCATTCGTCATTACTTCACCCTGTGTTGAAGAAAAAAACGGGTCTTGTGTAGAAGTTTGTCCGGTTGATTGCATCGAAGAAGGAAAGGACATGTTCTACATTGATCCGGATATCTGTATAGATTGCGGGGCATGCGAACCCGTATGTCCGGTGGAAGCCATTTATCCGGACGACGAGGTACCAGAAGAAGAAGCCCAATATATCGAATTAAACCGCGCATTTTTTGAAGAATAG
- a CDS encoding DUF368 domain-containing protein, translated as MGKIDVHNLWRGLIMGTVETIPGVSSGTIAVVIGIYERLIAAINGLSTREWKQSLAFLIPLVTGIFIAVFSSAKVLSWLLDYYPNQLSFFFLGLIIGIVPFLLKKVDYKRTFSGIHYFVLLLSLLLIALFGIMQDPVQSSILGSMSASDYLAIFFLGWVASSAMILPGLSGSFILLVFGYYETIIDALDHFHFPVLLTLIAGIGIGVLITSKIVHFFLNRFPVGTYAVVTGMVLGSVFVIYRGMPADIGGLIASLVVLVIGFCVAFLLGKVEHKQ; from the coding sequence ATGGGAAAGATTGATGTCCACAATCTTTGGCGCGGGTTGATTATGGGAACCGTTGAAACGATTCCCGGCGTAAGCAGCGGAACGATTGCCGTGGTAATCGGTATCTATGAGCGCTTAATTGCCGCTATTAATGGCTTATCCACAAGGGAATGGAAACAAAGTTTGGCTTTTCTTATCCCGCTCGTTACCGGTATTTTTATAGCCGTATTTTCAAGTGCCAAGGTTCTCAGCTGGTTACTTGATTATTATCCGAATCAACTTTCATTTTTTTTTCTCGGATTAATCATCGGCATTGTCCCTTTTCTGCTGAAAAAAGTTGATTATAAACGAACGTTTTCCGGCATTCATTATTTCGTTTTACTCCTATCCCTTCTACTGATTGCACTATTTGGAATTATGCAGGACCCTGTTCAATCAAGTATACTTGGTTCGATGAGCGCGAGTGACTATCTAGCCATCTTTTTTCTCGGCTGGGTCGCGAGTTCCGCAATGATCTTGCCCGGATTAAGTGGATCTTTTATCCTGTTGGTGTTTGGTTACTATGAGACAATTATCGATGCGCTCGATCATTTTCATTTTCCGGTATTGCTCACACTCATTGCCGGCATAGGGATTGGTGTGCTCATTACGAGTAAAATCGTCCATTTCTTTTTAAACCGATTTCCGGTCGGAACGTATGCAGTCGTCACGGGGATGGTCTTAGGATCCGTGTTTGTGATCTATCGGGGAATGCCTGCAGACATTGGCGGACTCATCGCTTCGCTCGTCGTGCTTGTCATCGGCTTTTGCGTCGCCTTTTTACTTGGAAAAGTAGAGCACAAACAATAA
- a CDS encoding small multi-drug export protein yields the protein MDYLTYFILVFLGAAVPFIEYMTVIPLGIIIGLPLVPTVFLGFLGNLVTVLLVIILVDKIREVLRKRKKQHTRLPDTDGESTSNPEEANTTEMNWDESFTSKRRRRAQKLWDKYGLPGLTVIGTGLLSSHLTALMACTFGGNRTYVFIWMTISLALWSIILGIAFQLGMDAIFS from the coding sequence ATGGATTATTTGACTTATTTCATTCTCGTATTTTTGGGGGCGGCTGTTCCCTTTATTGAATATATGACCGTTATTCCATTAGGGATAATTATAGGGCTCCCCCTCGTGCCTACTGTCTTTTTAGGCTTTTTAGGCAATCTTGTGACCGTGCTCCTGGTCATCATACTTGTAGATAAAATACGGGAAGTCTTAAGAAAAAGAAAAAAACAACATACGCGCCTTCCGGATACAGATGGAGAAAGCACTTCTAACCCCGAGGAAGCAAACACAACCGAGATGAATTGGGATGAATCATTTACAAGCAAACGGAGGCGACGCGCGCAAAAGCTTTGGGATAAATACGGCTTGCCCGGCCTTACGGTAATCGGCACCGGCCTGCTCAGCAGCCATTTAACGGCACTAATGGCTTGCACCTTTGGGGGAAATCGCACGTACGTCTTTATCTGGATGACGATCAGTCTCGCGTTATGGTCGATCATTCTCGGGATCGCTTTTCAATTGGGGATGGATGCGATTTTTAGCTAA
- a CDS encoding DUF423 domain-containing protein: MAKTLLAIGAVMGALAVAIGAFGAHGLEGRVSERMLENYQTGVQYHMFHALGIIVVGLTAAVIGGSALLGWAGSLMLFGIIVFSGSLYTMALTGMTWLGAITPIGGVAFIAGWILLMITAFKL; the protein is encoded by the coding sequence ATGGCGAAAACGTTATTGGCTATTGGAGCGGTTATGGGCGCGCTTGCAGTCGCTATCGGCGCCTTTGGTGCCCATGGCTTGGAAGGAAGAGTAAGTGAGCGCATGTTGGAAAATTATCAAACCGGTGTGCAATACCATATGTTTCACGCGCTGGGAATCATCGTTGTCGGTTTGACAGCGGCAGTCATCGGGGGCAGTGCACTTCTCGGATGGGCCGGTAGCTTGATGCTTTTTGGAATTATCGTTTTTTCCGGCAGTCTATATACAATGGCGCTTACCGGTATGACTTGGCTTGGCGCCATTACACCCATCGGAGGGGTTGCGTTTATCGCGGGCTGGATATTACTGATGATCACTGCATTTAAGCTATGA
- a CDS encoding DUF5327 family protein yields the protein MHVSAESIVAKIKQETANLERALEKGEAEREIREHARLIRAFSELLEEGGGVASGKAEWSVAATKGEEIQEKSPVTIHRPREGHEVSGRGNLLEF from the coding sequence ATGCACGTATCTGCAGAGTCGATTGTAGCGAAAATAAAGCAGGAAACGGCAAACCTTGAGCGTGCACTGGAGAAAGGGGAGGCGGAAAGGGAAATCCGCGAACATGCTCGTCTGATTCGTGCATTTAGTGAACTCTTGGAAGAAGGAGGCGGTGTCGCTTCCGGCAAAGCGGAATGGTCGGTTGCTGCCACAAAAGGAGAAGAAATCCAAGAGAAATCTCCGGTAACCATTCATCGGCCTCGAGAGGGGCACGAGGTTTCCGGGCGAGGAAATTTACTGGAATTTTAA
- a CDS encoding uracil-DNA glycosylase gives MKIPLHNDWRHHLEEEFQKDYYQQLRSFLKQEYNNRAIYPDMHDIFNALHYTSYENAKVVILGQDPYHGPMQAHGLSFSVQPGVKLPPSLRNIFQELVNDVGCEMPENGDLRGWAKQGVLLLNTVLTVRAGEAASHQGKGWEMFTDEVIRSVSAKQDPVVFILWGRHAQAKVSFIESQHAVIRSPHPSPFSAHKGFFGSRPFSKTNAFLQQMDRETINWCETGTD, from the coding sequence ATGAAGATCCCTTTGCACAATGACTGGAGACACCATCTCGAAGAGGAATTCCAAAAAGATTATTATCAACAACTGCGATCGTTTTTAAAGCAAGAATATAACAATCGCGCCATTTATCCGGATATGCACGACATTTTTAACGCGCTTCATTATACGTCCTATGAAAATGCGAAAGTGGTCATCCTCGGGCAAGATCCTTACCATGGCCCGATGCAAGCACATGGATTAAGCTTTTCCGTTCAACCGGGTGTTAAACTGCCTCCTTCGCTTCGTAATATTTTTCAGGAACTTGTGAACGATGTCGGTTGTGAAATGCCGGAAAACGGGGATTTGCGCGGATGGGCCAAGCAAGGAGTGTTGCTTCTCAACACAGTGTTAACCGTTCGTGCCGGGGAAGCGGCTTCCCATCAAGGCAAGGGATGGGAAATGTTTACAGATGAAGTGATCAGAAGTGTGAGCGCAAAACAAGATCCGGTCGTTTTTATTTTATGGGGCCGTCACGCTCAAGCGAAAGTCTCTTTCATCGAAAGCCAACATGCGGTCATACGATCGCCTCATCCCAGTCCCTTTTCTGCACATAAAGGCTTTTTTGGCAGCCGTCCGTTTTCTAAAACGAATGCGTTTTTGCAGCAAATGGACAGAGAGACGATCAATTGGTGTGAAACCGGTACTGATTAA